In Sparus aurata chromosome 2, fSpaAur1.1, whole genome shotgun sequence, a single genomic region encodes these proteins:
- the zbtb38 gene encoding zinc finger and BTB domain-containing protein 38, with protein sequence MTVVSPCTQNLMDSAHPHTVLSKLNEQRSQGLFCDVTIVVEDVKFRAHRNILAACSGYFRNALTTPETWSSSQVLELMDLKSEVFASILNFIYCSKVTTPGAEDTGRLVAAGKRLGIPFLEKLAEQEKHDECVKYTDPSTAPLSQKTKKEAPRPDEIDSAKGPRITNAFSITEVCPGNNLFTPLVQTDGERQPPDAGQVPSSCPTTSCLNGSNETTQALSEHSYAVSKSTEGKDSSQWDNKKVCKPAISQQKQLIYRNAGPLKKRHRLRGTLGKSILPTPAEPQTDKPNAITPTLPDGVSAAPTAAMTPPPLFSEAETDRNIDHGLPIATDNVPMELGPPTLSPHPEESISIYGCEHCPEIFTNKALLTIHSEVHKKRFVSHLFCKFCHRKFIHLKRLRNHEQVCPRVARGPPKLDATDLSTKEVHSDDVADMESIPSQIPSADLSTPYIAEPPHVDQSEPPQSERVLRPGGSQRRYNCSVCKRVYVTISSLKRHENVHSWQRAYPCHYCNKVFALAEYRTKHEIWHTGERRYQCIFCLETFMTYYILKNHQKSFHGIDPSLAVKKKSANGGLKASVYPIKLYRLLPMKFRKRQYKTYSQTYSESVERGDQAPIDSNSLIPPFEESGLISHPDTASFPLTFMATTKMVAPVMPRISFDKPLDQDIDQSLDSESDIQRGTRKEGENRDSSFINYASTFSFQPDTEPPSVDDPSVLSNSGHISHNVPFLNSLNTVKKLSELSASAKRVEEMTKEILQSSTENLVRDKMVGAKTETYIAKPACPGPSVDGAAMPLCQITVKIGNEAIIRRQIKGSKLFPRKKRRIRELSVEESLCTPTRENSESPRLRLRQEVTAATETETYEDPNDCDTADMLWRPYYSYKAKKKRKKLRFKHRKALFHRYPETSGDRITASEAHLDKSSWLTDESISGVSAEGKRGLNRNPSPRATYNCDICDSSFITETGLRAHVIGSHPCFCRTCGKQGPPGEVPAGGDYICNNCMENGSCFDNTPRSPNPEKKYRCSFCPQRFLYLATKRSHEKKHQEINEEGYNYDSLTPCSKYSAHLSEDNRQDTIKTEDSDNQGSPDIKSERLEGGFSIDKIKPKIEDTTDFMSLTTYQDTSYSNIKGPPSPCIDPLLSLTPSKVKQKVPKKRLNAHHSMHLIPKKQSRDRDNDSNKDFLMGPRTTNHNDCEKPFKLFRRNDSEAKGAHIAMHKPDKWMCKEEPFF encoded by the coding sequence ATGACTGTGGTGTCCCCATGCACTCAGAACCTGATGGATAGTGCTCACCCTCACACTGTGCTAAGCAAACTCAACGAGCAGCGCTCCCAAGGCCTCTTCTGTGATGTTACCATCGTGGTGGAAGATGTTAAGTTTCGGGCCCACAGGAACATCCTGGCAGCCTGCAGCGGGTACTTCAGGAACGCTCTGACAACCCCTGAGACGTGGAGCTCGAGCCAAGTGCTGGAGCTGATGGACCTGAAGTCTGAGGTGTTCGCCAGTATTCTCAACTTTATCTACTGCTCAAAGGTGACCACACCTGGAGCAGAGGACACAGGGAGGCTAGTGGCAGCTGGAAAAAGACTTGGAATCCCTTTTTTAGAGAAGCTTGCAGAACAAGAGAAGCATGATGAATGTGTGAAATACACAGATCCCAGCACAGCCCCATTGtctcaaaaaacaaagaaagaagctCCCAGGCCCGACGAGATAGACAGTGCAAAAGGGCCACGCATCACCAATGCCTTTTCCATCACTGAAGTGTGTCCTGGGAACAATCTTTTCACCCCTCTGGTTCAAACCGATGGGGAGAGGCAGCCACCAGATGCGGGACAGGTCCCATCAAGTTGCCCCACAACCTCTTGCCTCAATGGGAGCAATGAGACAACGCAAGCCCTCTCAGAGCACTCATATGCAGTGAGCAAATCTACGGAAGGCAAGGACAGCAGTCAGTGGGACAACAAGAAGGTCTGTAAGCCAGCAATATCACAGCAAAAGCAACTAATTTACAGGAACGCAGGCCCACTTAAAAAACGCCACAGACTGAGAGGCACTTTGGGTAAAAGTATACTTCCAACACCAGCTGAACCACAGACAGATAAACCAAATGCAATAACCCCCACATTACCTGATGGTGTTTCTGCAGCACCTACTGCAGCCATGACACCACCTCCACTTTTTTCAGaggcagaaacagacagaaatataGACCATGGGCTTCCTATAGCCACTGACAATGTTCCAATGGAGTTAGGTCCACCAACCCTTTCACCTCACCCGGAAGAAAGCATTTCAATCTACGGGTGTGAGCACTGTCCAGAGatattcacaaataaagctctTCTCACCATTCACTCAGAGGTACATAAAAAGCGTTTTGTCAGTCATTTGTTTTGTAAGTTTTGTCACAGAAAGTTCATACACCTCAAACGACTACGCAACCATGAGCAGGTCTGTCCCAGAGTAGCAAGAGGCCCGCCTAAACTAGACGCTACTGACTTATCAACCAAAGAGGTCCATTCGGATGACGTGGCCGACATGGAAAGCATCCCATCACAGATTCCCTCTGCAGACCTCTCTACACCTTACATCGCAGAGCCGCCtcatgtggaccaatcagagcctcCACAGAGTGAGAGGGTACTGAGGCCAGGTGGCAGTCAGAGGAGATACAACTGCAGTGTGTGTAAAAGGGTCTATGTCACCATATCCAGTCTGAAGAGGCACGAGAATGTACATTCCTGGCAGAGGGCTTATCCCTGTCATTATTGTAATAAAGTGTTTGCTTTGGCAGAGTACCGTACCAAGCATGAAATCTGGCACACAGGTGAACGCCGCTATCAGTGCATTTTCTGCCTCGAGACATTCatgacatattatattttaaagaaCCATCAGAAGTCTTTTCACGGCATTGATCCCAGTCTAGCTGTTAAGAAAAAATCTGCCAACGGTGGGCTGAAAGCCAGCGTTTATCCAATCAAACTCTACAGGCTTCTGCCCATGAAGTTTAGAAAGAGACAATACAAGACGTACAGTCAAACATATTCAGAGAGTGTTGAGAGAGGGGACCAAGCTCCAATAGACAGCAACTCTCTCATCCCTCCTTTTGAAGAAAGTGGTCTGATCAGCCACCCTGATACCGCTTCATTCCCTCTGACATTCATGGCAACGACAAAGATGGTGGCACCTGTCATGCCTCGCATCAGCTTTGACAAGCCATTGGACCAAGATATTGATCAAAGTCTGGACAGTGAATCGGATATTCAGAGAGGCACAAGAAAAGAGGGGGAGAATAGAGATTCATCCTTCATCAACTACGCTAGTACCTTCTCTTTTCAACCCGATACAGAGCCTCCCTCAGTGGATGATCCTTCAGTTCTAAGTAACTCAGGGCACATCAGTCATAATGTGCCATTCTTAAACTCTTTGAACACCGTTAAAAAGTTGAGTGAGCTATCAGCTTCAGCAAAAAGAGTTGAGGAAATGACCAAGGAGATACTTCAATCAAGCACTGAGAATCTGGTGCGCGATAAGATGGTGGGGGCAAagacagaaacatacattgccaaACCCGCATGCCCGGGCCCATCTGTGGATGGTGCAGCCATGCCTCTCTGTCAGATAACGGTGAAAATAGGCAATGAAGCCATTATCCGCCGACAAATCAAAGGATCTAAGCTCTTCCctagaaagaaaaggagaatcAGAGAACTGAGTGTGGAAGAGAGTCTGTGCACTCCAACAAGGGAAAACTCAGAGAGCCCCAGACTCCGCCTCAGACAAGAAGTCACTGCtgccacagagacagagacgtACGAGGATCCCAATGACTGTGACACAGCTGATATGCTTTGGCGTCCCTACTATTCTTACAAAgctaaaaagaaaaggaagaagttGAGATTCAAGCACAGAAAAGCTTTGTTCCACCGTTATCCCgaaacatctggagacagaatTACTGCCAGTGAAGCCCACCTTGATAAAAGTAGTTGGCTGACAGACGAGAGCATCTCAGGTGTTAGTGCAGAGGGGAAACGTGGTCTTAACAGGAACCCCAGCCCCAGGGCCACCTACAACTGTGACATCTGTGACAGCTCTTTTATCACAGAGACCGGTCTCAGAGCTCATGTTATCGGTTCCCACCCATGTTTCTGCCGGACGTgtggaaaacaaggtcccccTGGTGAAGTACCTGCCGGAGGTGATTACATCTGCAACAACTGTATGGAAAACGGCTCCTGCTTCGATAATACACCCCGGAGCCCAAACCCAGAGAAGAAGTATCGCTGCTCTTTCTGTCCCCAGCGTTTTCTCTACCTTGCCACCAAGAGAAGCCATGAGAAAAAACACCAGGAGATAAATGAGGAGGGATATAATTATGATAGCCTCACACCATGTTCTAAATACTCAGCACACCTGAGTGAAGACAATAGACAAGATACCATCAAAACAGAAGACAGTGACAATCAAGGGAGCCCAGACATAAAAAGTGAAAGGCTGGAAGGAGGTTTTTCCATTGATAAAATTAAGCCTAAAATTGAGGATACAACTGACTTTATGTCTTTGACGACATACCAAGACACGTCATACTCAAACATTAAAGGTCCACCATCACCCTGCATTGACCCATTGCTTTCCTTGACGCCTTCAAAGGTAAAACAGAAAGTGCCGAAAAAAAGGCTCAATGCACATCATTCTATGCATCTCATCCCAAAAAAGCAATCCCGTGACAGAGACAATGACAGCAACAAGGATTTTTTGATGGGCCCAAGAACGACCAATCACAATGATTGTGAGAAGCCCTTTAAACTGTTCAGGAGAAATGACTCTGAAGCTAAAGGCGCCCACATTGCTATGCACAAGCCAGATAAATGGATGTGCAAAGAGGAgccatttttttaa